The genomic interval ggcactctgtccagggtgaccctgccttgtgccctgagttccctgggataggctccaggctctccacgaccccgtgtaggataagtggtacagaaaatggatggatggatggatggatagatgatatAAACTAAAAgcaatatatttaacattttaatatttgcaATAATTTTAGTTAATAGTTATAAATAACCTGTAGCAGTGTTgttttctgagtgtgtgtgtatgattttgatgtatgttttggatcattgtcctgctggaaccacggcccattttaagctttcttttaatatctgttgatatttgatagagtccatgatgccatgtattctaacaaattgtccaggtcctctggcagaaaaacagcctgtAAACTGTAGTAGTGTTGttttctgattgtgtgtgtgtgtgtgtgtctgtgtgtttgtgtgtgtgtgtgtgtgtgtttcagatacAACAGCCTGGTGACGAATCAGAGAGCTAAAGGCATCATCTGTCTGTGCTGGATCTTGTCTGTGATCATTGGTCTGACACCAATGCTCGGCTGGCACATGCCCAGCACCAACATCACCAACAGCTCGTGTCCCCCCGGCATGACTGAGTGTCTGTTCGAGAGTGTGGTCACAATGGACTACATGGTTTACTTCAACTTCTTCGTCTGTGTCCTCCTGCCACTGGCGGCCATGTTGGTCATCTACGCTCGGATCTTCATGGCGGCTCGTCGGCAGCTCAGGCAGATGGAGCACAAGACATCATACAGCCATAGTGAGGGatcgtcctcctcctcgtcGACTCGCTCGACGCTGCAGAGGGAGGTCCACGCCGCAAAGTCTCTCGCCATCATTGTCGGACTATTCGCTATCTGCTGGCTTCCTCTACATATCATCAACTGCTTTACGTTGTTCTGTCCGAAATGCCCACGCCCGTCGCACTGGATCATGTACCTCGCCATTATTCTCTCACACGCAAACTCGGTGGTGAACCCCTTCATTTACGCTTACCGCATCCGAGATTTCAGATTGACATTTCGCAGGATTATTCAGCAGCATTTCCTCAGGAGGCGCGAAAGGCTGTCCGGCAGCAACACTTCCACCAGGATTAGCTTCATTGAGTCATCCTTTATCAACATGACTAATGGGAAAGTGTCCAACCGCAGTCCTGGGAAAAATATTAAAAGCGTGAAGGAAGTTCATTGCACAGAAAGGGACTGGAACTCAGCTCGAGACTGCAGCATTCCTGCCCAACTTCCTGATCAGATTAGCAATGAAATTCCTTCAGAAATCATGCTGGTGAAGGACTGCTGTGTGATCACCGATGTCAATCTGACCTCCATATCCACAAGGACAAAACACGTTGTGGAGCTCACAGAGGTCTCATGAAGCATGACGTTAGCCAAGTTAAAACAAACATATAGCCTCGTGTGAGCTACACATCCGAGGCCTGATTCTCGCTACTGTTTGGAGCCTGATAAGCCGGGGGTTATGTGTACCTACGTTTGTGTGGGAACCGGATGAACATGGCTATTAAATTGTGACACGTCTCGTGTGTCGGGTTTATCGGATGGATTTCCAAAGAGGTTTTCAGTTCTCTAACAGAAGTGATGCTCCAATGAATCCATACATAAAGACCAAATTTATTGTCAAACACATAGTCTATTTATTTAACCATGACATTTCTAATAGTTTGGGAGTTCAGACACACGTTCGGCTATGCCATAGAGAGTGATTGTGGCACTTTAACGAGAGGGGAAGAACTCAGCTGTAAGACCTCGAAGAGTCATAATGTATGTTCATACTAGCAAGTGACAAGGCGACAAGTGATCAGTCATTTTCTATGTACTGTACATGGGCAACACAGAGCTGTGATTTTTCTAGTGCCTATTAGGTATGACGCAGTAAaatgacaaatccaaacaatttTTACTCCAATCGTCTGCTGCGTGT from Ictalurus furcatus strain D&B chromosome 18, Billie_1.0, whole genome shotgun sequence carries:
- the adora2ab gene encoding adenosine A2a receptor b; this encodes MESRAVYISLELLIAALAVAGNVLVCWAVSLNSNLQSITNYFVVSLALADVAVGLLAIPFAIVISIGFCSHFHGCLFIACFVLVLTQSSIFSLLAIAVDRYIAIKIPLRYNSLVTNQRAKGIICLCWILSVIIGLTPMLGWHMPSTNITNSSCPPGMTECLFESVVTMDYMVYFNFFVCVLLPLAAMLVIYARIFMAARRQLRQMEHKTSYSHSEGSSSSSSTRSTLQREVHAAKSLAIIVGLFAICWLPLHIINCFTLFCPKCPRPSHWIMYLAIILSHANSVVNPFIYAYRIRDFRLTFRRIIQQHFLRRRERLSGSNTSTRISFIESSFINMTNGKVSNRSPGKNIKSVKEVHCTERDWNSARDCSIPAQLPDQISNEIPSEIMLVKDCCVITDVNLTSISTRTKHVVELTEVS